From the Primulina tabacum isolate GXHZ01 chromosome 3, ASM2559414v2, whole genome shotgun sequence genome, one window contains:
- the LOC142538342 gene encoding uncharacterized protein LOC142538342: MAVNPLNISFNDPLYLHLSDTPGVSLVQDPLIANENYGVWSRAMLLALRAKNKLGFITGSYRKPAENHPTLHQWDRCNAIVLSWIMSSVSKEIFSGIIYCTEADIVWSDLQERFDKICGSRIYSLHREISLFSQGASNISTYFSHLKRLWDEYASLVTLPSCSCDTAKAYVEHDQHLLQFLMGLNESYGHIRSQILLMTQLPSVNQAYSILSQEESHRNVLSSPVNMHTAAFYSSLSRGNDSMKCENCKIPGHTRISVFV, from the coding sequence ATGGCTGTGAATCCGCTCAACATTAGCTTCAATGATCCTCTTTATTTGCATCTTTCGGACACTCCTGGAGTTTCTCTTGTACAAGATCCATTGATCGCTAATGAAAATTATGGTGTGTGGAGTCGTGCAATGTTACTTGCATTGCGTGCTAAGAACAAGCTTGGTTTCATCACTGGATCTTATCGAAAACCAGCAGAAAATCACCCTACATTGCATCAGTGGGACCGATGTAATGCTATTGTTCTGTCATGGATCATGAGCTCTGTTTCAAAGGAAATCTTCAGTGGTATTATATACTGTACAGAGGCTGATATTGTTTGGTCGGATCTACAGGAgagatttgataaaatttgtgGATCAAGAATTTACTCGCTTCATCGTGAAATTTCACTTTTTTCACAAGGTGCTTCCAATATTTCTACGTATTTTTCGCATCTGAAGAGGCTATGGGATGAATATGCTTCACTTGTTACACTACCGTCTTGCAGCTGTGATACTGCCAAAGCTTATGTTGAACATGATCAACATCTCCTTCAATTTCTCATGGGCTTAAATGAAAGCTATGGACACATTCGGAGTCAAATccttctaatgactcaattacCATCAGTCAATCAAGCTTATTCAATTCTCAGCCAAGAGGAATCACACAGAAATGTTCTCTCATCTCCTGTTAATATGCATACAGCAGCTTTTTATTCCTCATTGAGCAGGGGGAATGACTCAATGAAATGTGAGAATTGCAAAATTCCAGGTCACACAAGGATCAGTGTTTTCGTTTAA